Proteins encoded within one genomic window of Mya arenaria isolate MELC-2E11 chromosome 13, ASM2691426v1:
- the LOC128212942 gene encoding uncharacterized protein LOC128212942: MEKFLKKITFDVNVEKDMETFGRLLGNKKVKQHLIQRCSCLGIAVFLWVYFNGGLLPRAWRQQIPMLRIGSDANVLVFFPESQENGANIKWARACNTEEKLQRALYSSDIQMIEADVMLRGQGTEKQELTPVMAELPDTDGQLTFDRWLDNVIKASSKGFKLDFQAIDALEVTLQKLQDRKEEITVPVWLHADVLQGPLGGAPRVDSTRFIKVIKKMFPTCTLSLGWTTGSHTDVSQLSYTWDMVLDMYHIIHKMEVNKPVVFSVRASFLENSVPQLKWLIDNTKSSILVWQHPRDMDAQDSQSLKYLCYRFPAHNAFFDLTNEKLLEMVQNNRVISSVQELDARVGMRDSLKFRPEAWVKMGFHMDAHSLMASSEAIVLQSRAVYMVTKAKYTPNPNVKLEGRVHFLDRKNLKEEVGKTGLSIYVRSKEYMHFEDIKGIKCFIGVDGEIVVESNNMPGKAFRESHRVTPGSANCYRFTVKDEGKELVFIVTVLPECHTLESSKPFDRVPAEVRVLLPPDIGGFEVEHPFIVKLEDSKRTAVLDELTVSLT; encoded by the exons ATGGAAAAGTTCTTAAAGAAAATTACTTTTGATGTTAATGTAGAAAAAGACATGGAAACGTTTGGACGTTTATtaggaaataaaaaagtaaagcaACATTTAATACAAAGATGTTCATGTCTGGGCATTGCAGTGTTCCTCTGGGTGTATTTCAACGGTG gACTTTTACCAAGAGCATGGCGTCAGCAAATTCCTATGCTGCGGATTGGGAGTGATGCGAATGTGCTTGTATTTTTCCCAGAATCACAGGAGAATGGCGCCAATATAAAATGGGCTAGAGCCTGTAACACAGAGGAAAAATTACAGAGAGCTTTATACAGTA GTGACATTCAGATGATTGAGGCAGATGTGATGTTGAGGGGTCAGGGAACTGAAAAACAGGAGTTGACGCCGGTCATGGCGGAACTGCCAGACACAGATGGTCAACTGACCTTTGACCGCTGGCTTGACAATGTGATCAAAGCCTCATCCAAGGGTTTTAAGTTGGATTTTCAGGCCATAGATGCTTTGGAAGTTACCTTGCAGAAACTGCAAGATCGAAAGGAAGAG ATTACTGTGCCAGTATGGTTACATGCAGATGTGCTTCAAGGTCCATTAGGAGGGGCACCAAGGGTTGACTCCACCCGCTTCATCAAAGTGATAAAGAAAATGTTCCCAACCTGCACCTTGTCCCTGGGCTGGACTACAGGCTCTCACACAGATGTTAGCCAGTTGAGCTACACCTGGGACATGGTTCTCGATATGTATCATATCATTCACAAGATGGAGGTTAACAAACCAGTGGTGTTCTCGGTCCGTGCTTCTTTCTTAGAGAACTCAGTACCCCAGCTGAAGTGGCTCATTGATAACACTAAGAGTAGTATTCTTGTATGGCAGCATCCTAGGGATATGGATGCTCAGGATAGTCAGAGTTTGAAGTATCTGTGTTATAGATTTCCTGCCCATAATGCCTTCTTTGATCTCACAAATGAAAAGTTGCTGGAAATGGTTCAGAACAACAGGGTGATTTCCAGTGTTCAGGAATTAGATGCAAGAGTAGGAATGAGGGATTCCTTGAAATTCCGACCAGAGGCATGGGTGAAAATGGGCTTCCATATGGATGCCCACTCCCTAATGGCAAGTTCTGAAGCTATCGTATTGCAGAGTCGGGCTGTGTACATGGTCACAAAGGCAAAGTATACACCTAATCCAAATGTCAAGCTTGAAGGTCGAGTACATTTTCTTGACCGAAAGAATCTCAAGGAAGAAGTAGGTAAAACTGGACTGAGTATTTATGTTCGGTCTAAGGAATACATGCACTTTGAAGACATTAAAGGAATTAAGTGCTTTATTGGTGTAGATGGAGAAATTGTAGTTGAAAGCAATAACATGCCAGGAAAGGCATTCAGAGAGAGCCATAGAGTTACTCCGGGCTCCGCAAACTGCTACAGATTTACTGTGAAGGATGAGGGTAAAGAGTTAGTGTTTATTGTTACAGTATTGCCCGAGTGCCATACTCTGGAGAGTTCCAAACCCTTTGACAGGGTCCCTGCTGAAGTTAGGGTCCTTCTGCCCCCAGACATAGGGGGCTTTGAAGTGGAGCATCCGTTCATTGTGAAACTGGAAGACAGCAAGAGAACTGCTGTACTTGATGAGTTGACTGTTTCATTGACATAA
- the LOC128214953 gene encoding uncharacterized protein LOC128214953, with protein sequence MGLWQRIVSTKRFWSEDDDNNSKRTNKSVRQSFGMGDMAEIGSTYTSSVAMDGSACGRSFKNMKGRPPSVSQNDKNPYTEEKTITSQQEQRATGRSRKDIYDWLSGLQAGLDQKQTTTSMHARTNEQHTPSPQVRGIPQIGCSQPLTTAPVEVRKIQILTKHSYPSKSSTTVGQEESNDTLVSTPDSGKVFRSKPTPQTVATTFNTDMTSLKNVNTAYSSKAAGQDLKGRAIPVITGHSGIVSGKGGTIIRAPPKSSLHATSAGLKSGEIKHDTQTTQSLETRETNNQTTSRAMPAHQPQVVFPGPRSTDFPSQTSMFWSHQQREADQHWEQDGRRQHKQDDHKTTYSDLYSNFADGADGNSRSPQPNSATADQSGRTRYTEFDQRGDMGEWSRVHRLSYGNEQVHKQFAENNVKRDGNYEQEYQNLAKPTEQLLPSAGKWIGTQNTSATRPLSETWHYVFSQQQPSSDPQQVYQYDQSRPQDVKLDDEVWYINGVPFQHAKSLQIPFQYPDYVQSPSPSALPVSAQYSSGHITSQYQWSAGNCDNTQDTTTQSQVFAQPPPQLPIVFDPARGYHVYQMNLPANDYVTRNNANYCNTTRGKKSQANNSGYHLGVPIPNNQNNNSFLRDDGSVVTGDYRVEVVKQEPYTRSPCVSESPCESVDAHSSDRSSSHEPFASLESSSCISSFGDFVDSSSPSPFEDVESVDVKSHGEGTLFLDCLNQFEQPPTEPNLPIKSVCGDQCPELLSDVPFKAKKIRIIRNSSHAREQAIVAANKRKPTRNMRSGLITIL encoded by the exons ATGGGGCTTTGGCAAAGAATAGTATCGACTAAACGATTTTGGTCTGAAGATGACGACAACAACTCAAAGAGAACCAATAAATCTGTAAGACAAAGTTTTGGCATGGGCGACATGGCTGAAATAGGAAGCACATATACTTCTTCGGTTGCCATGGATGGGAGTGCGTGCGGGCGTTCGTTCAAGAACATGAAGGGCAGACCTCCGTCTGTATCTCAGAACGATAAGAACCCCTACACTGAAGAGAAAACCATTACCTCACAACAGGAACAGAGAGCCACCGGAAGGTCAAGAAAGGACATTTATGATTGGTTGTCCGGGTTACAGGCAGGGTTAGATCAGAAACAAACTACCACATCTATGCATGCACGTACAAATGAACAGCATACGCCATCGCCTCAAGTTCGAGGTATTCCGCAGATAGGTTGTTCTCAACCTCTGACTACTGCGCCGGTAGAGGTTAGAAAGATCCAGATTCTAACCAAACACAGTTATCCCAGCAAATCATCAACAACTGTTGGGCAAGAAGAATCAAACGACACATTGGTTTCGACACCAGATAGCGGCAAAGTATTTAGATCAAAACCAACACCGCAGACTGTGGCGACCACTTTCAATACGGATATGACCTCTCTTAAGAACGTCAACACGGCTTATTCTAGCAAAGCAGCTGGACAAGACCTCAAGGGTCGGGCGATACCCGTGATTACCGGACATAGTGGGATTGTTTCCGGTAAGGGTGGCACCATTATAAGGGCCCCACCTAAAAGCTCGCTTCATGCGACTTCTGCTGGCTTAAAAAG TGGTGAAATTAAGCATGACACCCAAACGACACAAAGTCTGGAGACTCGCGAG ACAAACAACCAAACGACGTCGCGGGCGATGCCGGCGCACCAGCCACAGGTCGTGTTCCCCGGCCCCCGTTCCACCGACTTCCCCTCCCAGACTTCCATGTTCTGGTCCCATCAGCAGCGCGAGGCCGATCAACACTGGGAACAAGATGGCCGGCGCCAACACAAGCAAGACGACCACAAGACAACCTACTCAGACCTCTACTCCAATTTCGCCGATGGCGCCGACGGAAACTCGCGAAGCCCCCAGCCAAATTCTGCCACAGCAGATCAGAGTGGACGAACAAGGTATACAGAGTTTGACCAACGCGGTGATATGGGTGAGTGGAGTCGTGTTCACCGTCTTTCGTACGGTAATGAACAAGTTCATAAGCAGTTTGCCGAGAACAATGTAAAGCGTGACGGAAATTATGAACAGGAGTATCAAAATTTGGCAAAACCCACAGAGCAGCTTTTGCCGTCTGCTGGAAAGTGGATAGGAACACAAAATACGAGCGCTACTCGACCGCTATCTGAGACCTGGCACTATGTCTTTAGTCAACAACAACCTTCTTCCGATCCTCAACAAGTTTACCAATATGATCAATCCCGTCCCCAGGACGTTAAACTGGACGACGAAGTATGGTACATCAACGGCGTACCATTTCAGCACGCCAAGTCTTTGCAAATACCATTTCAGTATCCAGATTATGTTCAGTCCCCATCGCCATCGGCTTTACCGGTGTCGGCGCAATATTCTTCCGGCCATATTACGTCACAGTATCAATGGAGCGCCGGAAACTGCGACAATACTCAAGATACCACTACACAGTCGCAGGTTTTTGCgcaaccaccaccacaactgCCGATTGTCTTCGACCCAGCTCGGGGATACCACGTGTACCAAATGAATCTACCGGCCAATGACTATGTTACAAGAAACAACGCCAATTACTGCAACACTACACGAGGCAAGAAATCGCAGGCCAATAATAGCGGCTATCACTTAGGGGTGCCGATTCcaaacaatcaaaacaacaacagtttcctTAGAGATGACGGTAGTGTTGTTACCGGAGACTATAGGGTCGAAGTTGTAAAGCAAGAGCCATATACACGGTCACCGTGCGTGTCAGAAAGTCCATGTGAGAGTGTGGACGCTCATAGTTCGGACCGCTCGTCCTCGCACGAGCCGTTTGCCTCCTTGGAGAGCAGTAGCTGCATCAGTTCATTTGGAGATTTTGTGGACTCGTCTTCTCCCAGTCCTTTTGAAGACGTTGAAAGTGTAGACGTTAAATCCCATGGAGAAGGCACGCTTTTCCTTGACTGTTTAAATCAGTTTGAACAACCTCCTACGGAACCAAACCTTCCTATCAAATCGGTATGTGGGGATCAATGCCCTGAGTTACTGAGCGATGTTCCATTTAAGGCCAAGAAAATACGAATCATTCGTAATAGTTCCCATGCCCGTGAGCAAGCCATTGTAGCCGCCAACAAGCGGAAACCAACCAGAAACATGCGATCCGGCCTTATAACTATATTGTGA
- the LOC128213859 gene encoding uncharacterized protein LOC128213859, whose product MDEQNKNIAWLSVHDIQKEPNLCSSVDFANGPDRIWANSTDTWGNEKIASTIQNIVERKINAENKFQSSPTSEEILAGLRFQDVRNIYIESDCHLCSHYTSVSLPAYEHLNDGKNQIQSAYYEAADGRQRRLSGGSAWGDQEVRFNNPFDPRLRFDGLTPCLKRKHVDSENRPVLDDMNSLIMTQDPVEFADTYYSKYRMYVNDLQNGGDLSSGGDVFGRNR is encoded by the exons ATGGACGAACAGAATAAGAATATTGCTTGGCTGTCTGTTCATGACATTCAGAAAGAACCAAACCTTTGTTCCAGTGTTGATTTTGCGAATGGACCCGACAGAATATGGGCGAATTCAACAGATACGTGGGGAAACGAAAAAATCGCATCCACGattcaaaatattgttgaaagGAAAATCAACGCTGAAAATAAATTCCAATCATCACCAACCTCTGAAGAAATTCTAGCTGGGCTTCGATTTCAAGATGTGCGAAACATTTACATCGAAAGTGATTGTCATCTCTGCAG cCATTATACTTCAGTCAGTCTTCCGGCGTATGAACATCTGAATGATGGCAAAAATCAG ATTCAGAGCGCCTACTACGAGGCGGCTGATGGACGGCAAAGACGCCTGAGTGGCGGGAGTGCCTGGGGCGACCAAGAGGTCCGATTCAACAACCCCTTCGACCCGCGTCT CCGTTTTGACGGGCTCACACCATGCTTGAAACGGAAACACGTGGATTCTGAGAATCGGCCCGTTCTCGACGATATGAACTCCCTGATCATGACCCAAGATCCCGTAGAGTTTGCGGACACATACTATAGCAAATACAGGATGTACGTAAATGATCTCCAAAATGGTGGAGACCTGTCTTCCGGTGGAGACGTCTTCGG ACGCAACCGATAA
- the LOC128214338 gene encoding nucleoredoxin-like protein 2, with amino-acid sequence MDLFRDKYLFTKEYYEKKVVTPDEETLTQQLNLTNFDKKPDVKPEDQEVPGRVLGHVALDEKLVGLYFSAGWCPPCQQFTPLLCDLYDELLNRKANFEVVFLSFDRTADEMEKYFMIKHRSWLALPNDDPFKDELKMKYNVTAVPKLIIVSRGGEVVTAKGRKEVQDKGVIAFRNWQQAAATLEAKQQALGNTETTAASGDGAEKALEGLTTENET; translated from the exons atggaTTTGTTTAGAGACAAATATCTGTTTACAAAAGAGTATTACGAAAAGAAAGTTGTTACTCCTGACGAAGAAACATTGACCCAACAATTGAACCTGACTAACTTTGACAAGAAACCGGACGTTAAACCGGAGGACCAGGAGGTTCCCGGGCGTGTTCTGGGTCACGTCGCGCTCGATGAGAAACTCGTTGGGCTATACTTCTCAGCCGGGTGGTGTCCACCCTGCCAGCAGTTCACCCCGCTTCTGTGCGATCTCTATGATGAGCTCTTGAACCGTAAGGCCAACTTTGAGGTGGTCTTCCTCAGCTTCGACAGAACCGCTGATGAAATGGAGAAGTACTTTATGATCAAACACAGGAGTTGGCTTGCTCTTCCAAACGATGATCCCTTTAAAGA TGAGTTAAAAATGAAGTACAACGTGACGGCGGTGCCGAAGTTGATCATCGTCAGTAGGGGTGGGGAGGTTGTGACTGCCAAGGGTCGGAAGGAGGTGCAGGACAAGGGTGTCATCGCCTTCCGGAATTGGCAGCAGGCCGCCGCCACATTAGAGGCCAAGCAGCAGGCGCTCGGCAACACGGAAACGACAGCTGCTTCCGGAGACGGCGCGGAAAAAGCGCTTGAAGGACTGACCACTGAGAACGAAACATGa